One stretch of Hevea brasiliensis isolate MT/VB/25A 57/8 chromosome 12, ASM3005281v1, whole genome shotgun sequence DNA includes these proteins:
- the LOC110667810 gene encoding methylesterase 17: MAEKRSLPHFVLIHGAGHGAWCWYKIRCLLETSGYKVTCLDLKGSGIDLCDPNTILTFHEYNKPLLDFLSNLPENHKVILVGHSAGGLSLTDAIHRFGKKIQMAIYISANMLKYGFCTPQDDEDGEPHPSEYGEINVFEYGMGIDQPPTSVIIKEEFQCEILYQMSPKEDLTLASSLLRPAPCRAFRSAQFVGGEDADSVPRVYIKTLHDRVLKLSQQEAMIRRWQPSLVFALESDHCPIFSTPSQLFSCLINAVASIKF; encoded by the exons ATGGCGGAGAAACGTTCACTTCCACATTTTGTTTTGATTCATGGAGCAGGTCACGGAGCTTGGTGCTGGTACAAGATCAGGTGCCTCCTGGAAACCTCCGGTTACAAGGTAACATGTCTCGACCTCAAAGGTTCTGGTATCGATCTCTGCGATCCCAACACAATCCTCACCTTCCATGAATATAACAAGCCTCTTCTCGACTTCTTGTCCAATTTGCCAGAGAATCACAAG GTTATCTTGGTGGGGCATAGTGCAGGAGGTTTAAGCTTGACGGACGCTATACATAGATTCGGCAAGAAAATTCAGATGGCCATTTACATTTCAGCCAACATGTTGAAGTATGGCTTCTGTACACCTCAAGATGATGAAGAT GGAGAGCCTCATCCATCTGAATATGGGGAAATAAATGTCTTTGAATATGGCATGGGAATTGATCAGCCTCCAACCTCTGTTATCATAAAGGAGGAGTTCCAGTGTGAAATTTTGTATCAAATGAGCCCCAAGGAG GACTTGACATTAGCATCCAGTCTTCTTCGACCAGCACCATGTAGGGCATTCAGAAGTGCTCAATTCGTCGGAGGAGAGGATGCAGATTCGGTGCCTCGAGTATACATCAAGACACTGCATGATCGAGTATTGAAACTGTCGCAGCAAGAAGCCATGATTAGGAGATGGCAACCTTCTCTTGTTTTTGCTTTAGAAAGTGATCATTGCCCAATTTTCTCCACCCCATCTCAGCTCTTCTCTTGTCTAATCAATGCTGTTGCTTCCATTAAGTTTTAA